From one Coffea eugenioides isolate CCC68of chromosome 11, Ceug_1.0, whole genome shotgun sequence genomic stretch:
- the LOC113751352 gene encoding putative late blight resistance protein homolog R1B-16, which translates to MISRRQIVNRLTRGSLHRDAISIVGMPRIGKTTLANKVYDDPEIVGYYHTRAWCYVSQVYTERDLLLEILSHIIQLVDNIHSMEDEDLELLLCQSLGRNQYLIFMDDMSDIGAWDDLQSSFPNDQNGSTILITSSLSGVVFKVTLESNLFNLRPLSDDETWELQRMKIFPKQCCSEELWEVEKDNARNCQGLPLSFVAIAGLLKWRNMKPESWKQIARSLNPLITSDPQRRCMQILELSYKNLPNWLKACFLCLVVFQEDEEISVQNLTWLWMVEGCWHKKNGDSGSNFDT; encoded by the coding sequence ATGATCAGCAGAAGGCAAATAGTTAATCGACTTACAAGAGGATCACTGCATAGAGATGCTATCTCCATTGTTGGAATGCCTAGAATCGGTAAAACAACTTTGGCTAACAAAGTGTATGATGACCCTGAAATTGTCGGGTACTACCATACTCGTGCATGGTGTTATGTTTCACAAGTATACACCGAAAGAGACCTCTTGCTTGAAATTTTGAGCCACATTATACAGCTTGTTGATAATATCCATTCAATGGAAGATGAAGATTTGGAATTGCTGTTGTGTCAAAGCTTGGGGAGAAATCAGTACCTTATCTTTATGGATGACATGTCGGATATTGGGGCATGGGATGACTTACAGAGCTCTTTCCCAAATGACCAAAATGGAAGTACAATTTTGATAACCAGTAGTCTCTCTGGTGTGGTTTTCAAAGTCACACTAGAAAGTAATCTTTTTAATCTTCGTCCACTCTCTGATGATGAAACGTGGGAGTTACAAAGAATGAAGATATTTCCTAAACAATGCTGCTCTGAGGAACTATGGGAAGTCGAGAAGGACAATGCCAGGAACTGTCAAGGGCTGCCTCTTTCATTTGTTGCAATTGCAGGTCTCCTTAAATGGAGAAACATGAAACCAGAATCATGGAAACAAATTGCACGTAGTTTGAATCCACTCATTACCAGTGATCCTCAGAGACGATGCATGCAAATCTTAGAACTGAGTTACAAGAATTTGCCAAATTGGCTCAAAGCATGCTTTCTTTGCCTTGTAGTATTTCAAGAAGACGAGGAGATTTCAGTTCAAAATTTGACATGGCTATGGATGGTGGAAGGGTGTTGGCACAAAAAAAATGGGGACAGCGGAAGTAATTTTGACACATAA